The Azospirillum brasilense genome window below encodes:
- a CDS encoding rhodanese-like domain-containing protein: MPAPFDMEVEDLNRIRTSGDDPLVLDVREPGEVAICALPDSLHIPMGALPARVGELPRDRDIVVVCHHGGRSAQVTMWLRSQGFSRATNLNGGVDAWARRIDPNMKVY, translated from the coding sequence ATGCCGGCGCCGTTTGACATGGAAGTCGAGGACCTGAACCGCATCCGCACATCGGGTGACGATCCGCTGGTGCTCGACGTACGGGAACCGGGGGAGGTGGCCATCTGCGCTCTTCCCGACAGCCTCCACATTCCGATGGGGGCACTGCCTGCCCGCGTCGGGGAGTTGCCGCGGGACCGCGACATCGTGGTCGTCTGCCATCACGGCGGACGCAGCGCGCAGGTGACCATGTGGTTGCGTTCCCAGGGATTTTCCCGCGCCACCAACCTGAATGGCGGGGTGGATGCCTGGGCACGCCGAATCGACCCGAACATGAAGGTCTATTGA
- a CDS encoding protein-L-isoaspartate O-methyltransferase family protein produces MSEYAAARLNMVEGQIRPNKVTDQRLVDAMLDIPREQFVPKAARGIAYVDEDLAIGKGRYLMEPMVFARMLQEVGIDETDVALDIGSGSGYSTAVLARLAATVVGIESDAELARQATESLSAVGVDNAVVITAPLTEGYPQQAPYDVIVIEGLVSEVPDGILAQLGEGGRLVAAVLGDRGVGEVKLYQRSGGVTSARTLFEAHTHPLPGFEAKPKFVF; encoded by the coding sequence ATGTCCGAATACGCCGCCGCCCGTCTCAACATGGTCGAAGGGCAGATCCGACCGAACAAGGTGACCGACCAGCGCCTGGTCGATGCCATGCTCGACATTCCCCGTGAACAGTTCGTTCCAAAGGCCGCGCGCGGCATCGCCTATGTGGACGAGGATCTCGCCATTGGCAAAGGCCGCTACCTGATGGAGCCGATGGTCTTCGCCCGCATGCTCCAGGAGGTGGGCATCGACGAGACCGACGTGGCGCTCGATATCGGAAGCGGTTCCGGCTACTCGACCGCCGTTCTGGCCCGCCTCGCGGCCACCGTGGTCGGCATCGAGTCCGACGCCGAGTTGGCCCGACAGGCGACGGAATCGCTGAGCGCGGTCGGCGTTGACAACGCCGTCGTTATCACCGCTCCGCTGACCGAAGGCTACCCGCAGCAGGCTCCTTACGACGTGATCGTCATTGAGGGTCTGGTGTCGGAGGTGCCGGACGGCATCCTGGCCCAACTGGGCGAAGGCGGGCGGCTGGTCGCCGCCGTTCTCGGTGACCGCGGGGTCGGCGAAGTGAAGCTGTATCAGCGCAGCGGCGGAGTCACCTCGGCCCGCACGCTGTTCGAGGCGCACACGCACCCGTTGCCCGGTTTCGAAGCCAAGCCGAAATTCGTATTCTGA